The sequence ggaggctatttccccatttgttgcagttgttattcctgttgttgttattactattatttttgttgtcatttctgtttttgttggataggacagagagaaaccaagagaggaggggagacagagaaggggtaagacagacacctgcagacctgcttcactgcctgcatagtgactctcctgaaggtgtggagctggggtctcgagctgggattcttatgccagtccttgtggctTTGCTCCATTTGTGATTAACCCATTGTGCTTATCCCGATACTCAACATTTTTTCCTTgcaattttaaataacttttcttGGATGCATCTGTCTCTGTATTGAAGTGGTGGTCCTTTTCCAACttactctctttttctccatcccTGGGCAATTTGTGACTCAATCCAGTTATTATGGTGTTGAGATGGATGACTTTCTAAACAggaatgtttttcattttttaatatttttactgttATATGTTCACTGATGTTCCCACTGATGTTCCAGGGTTACTGATGGGTGTTGGTGTCAAGCATAACTTTAGCACCTTTCCCTGTGGTcgtcaattttctttctttttggggggtgtggtggtgagggggagagtagagagggagaaggagatgaaacTTTCAGTCCTGCTGCACTGTGGGGCCATGGGGCCATGGGACCATGGGACCATGGGCTTGATCACACCCTCACACATGATGAGCCAACACTGCCATCTATTCTGTTAAGAGTGGATGTTCCACTGCAAGACAGAGCTCTCCCTGCCTGCCCATGCAGTTGTATCAGCAagaagtcaataataataattattctgTTGTGTTTTCTTTGATGCTTAAATGCTCTGAAACCCTTTTCGGGTGGGTTCCTgtgttcctttccctcccttcattTATCAATagactttattaatttatttcattagttATAACTTTATGAATCTAACATCACCTTATGGTACTATACTAGGAATGTAGTTTCATACACAAACACATGCCATCCTCAGGACACCTGCAAGAGATGGCTAGTTCTTCTGTTCAAAGGAGCATAAACAGAACcattgtttagtacaaaaattgtTAGGCATTGTCATCAATCATAGACACCTGTGCCCACTAGTCGTGAATTCTTTTAGGGTCAGATAATAGTGGCAGTGCTTGCTTGCCCTCCAATaaagaccctcagactctctccctttccctgtttACCAGTGAGAAACTGTGAGTCCCAATCCCGGTACAGGGTTGGAGGGGCCACTGCTGCCTCAGGCATAATAGTCGGGAGGGTGTGTAGTGCTGTGCTGCCTGAGTGCTGTTCTTTCAGTTACACACCCTTTGGCCAAAGAATGagtgccttgcttcaactccttttcTTTTGTCCTCACAACTGATTTTAATTCAGTgttatattcttttattattatttttttattgagaggttaatggtttacagcatagacttttctttttttttctcaccactccTGTAACCAAAGTCTGTGTGCTCATCTCTACTCCCACATATTACCGCTGTAATTCTCCCTCAGTTTTAgttataggttgacttttttttgttgatatttttaacaGTACCTAATATCACAGACATACAAAAGTATGTCTCCCATCTGTACCCTTCATCCATTCCTTTTCTCTCCAGTGATCATTACAGATCAGTTTGAGTGAATGTGATACATTTTGAAATTTAGTTCTAGTTATTTAAATTTAATCTCTGAATCCAAACACCTCGCAGATGTCTTTGAGTCAGCATAGCCACCAGTGAGTCtatccatttattatttttaatggcagGGTTGTTTTGCACTGAGTACAGATCCCCAtctctttatctagtcatctgttgatggacatttcagTTGTTTCTACATTTTGACTTgagcttttaaatttctttattatgggGTTAGTAGTTTAagattgacagtaaaatacgatagtttgtacatgcataacatttctcagttttccacataacagtataacCTCcatgaggtccttctctgccaatTCTTTCAGTGATTTCAcattttgactttatttatttttattactacggTGATTATTTTTTggtttggtaccagcactatgaattcactgctcccatcaTCAATTATTCCCTCTTTTTTTTGGACAGGGCAGagcgaaactgagaggggaggggagggagagaaggggagagaaaaaaaaagacagacacctgcagacctgctgcattgctcatgaagtgatgaagtgtccttcctgcaggtggggaacgagggCTCGAATCAgcctccttgtgcttggtgataggtACACCTGACCCCcttgacttaattttttaaatttttaaatttttttggcctccaggctaTCGCTGGGTCttgctgcctgcaccatgaattcactgctcctggaagctattttttccccttttgttgcccttgctgttttagaaTTGCTgtggctgttattattattgttgttattgatgtcattgttgttggataagtgagagagaaatggagagaggagtggaagacaaagaggaggagagaaagatagacatctgcagacttgcttcactgattgtgaagcgacccctctgctggtggggatccaggggctcgaactgggatcattacacctgtccttgtgctttgtaccatgcacacttaacctgctgctctgccTCCTGACTCACCTccttgactttattattattatttttttataccaTTTTAGGTTCATAGCTAAATTGAGTGGAAAGTGCAGAGGTTTTGCATGGATCCCTGTACCATATACTCTTGAAAAGTAGAGGGTAGGCCCGGGGTAAGACTGAACCAAGACAAGTTTAGCTTTTTTCTGAGTCTGTATGGTGGACACGTGAGTGCAGccgcttctgcaccccatccccATAGGGACACAGGAGTTCCATTTGCTGTGTCAACATGTAAATACAGGTGCTTGATAGGACCTGCTCACCCCTGTCATGTCCCGCGGGACCTTCAAAgtgggttaacctaggagagggagtgaggacaaggacaggAGGGAAAATGGGGACAGGACACgcaagagaaatgagacaagttaagattctgatcaagtctgtttattagcaccaaagatgctgtttttaaggccagggaaaggggggagttagcatctggggactgttgattgaagtggtgtgttgtcatggtaatcagccattatctggaaggtcctgggtgattcatgggcaacaggaacttatctttttgtctgtgaacaaagactctaaggtgtaaagaagcaggaacttatcttttaagcaagtccagtctgtgaacaaagactctgtgatcatgccaatagcaaccttgagggcacatgtggctccccacacacCCCAACTTGCTTTTCTCCCGTCTCAGCTCTGACTGACATGGAGCTCGTGGCCCAATCTGTGATCTTTATTTTTGCTGGCTATGATACTACGAGCAGCTCCCTGtctttcattttgtattcactGGCCACTCACCCTGATGTCCAGAAGAAACTGCAGGAGGAGATTGACACAACTTTCCCCGACCAGGTGAGTGGGTGGTGCCTGGAGAAGGGGGAGCAGGTGAGGCCTCGGTGAGGAGCCTCCTCTGCACTCCTTGGAGAAGCTTTGCACAAAGCAGAGGCTTCATGCTTTGGCCTCCATGCCAGCCACTTAGGGTGGCTAAAAGGAGATGGGCACAAAGGGAGAGACCCAGGTGATGATTGCTGTTCATGGAAATAGAGGATCTTGGGAAAAGGCTGGTTGTGGAGTATCAGTCTCCTGCCTCCAGAAGAATGCCAAGAAAGTTTCACAGCCCTGCTGGCATTTAATAATAAGCACTCCTGACTCATTGTTTGGACAATTTCTCTCTTGATGTTTCTAAACAGCTTCAGATCTGGCTCCCTCAGATTACTCTTGGCTAGTCTGTCTGGAGGGCTCTGTTTCATTTCACAAGTCTCTCACATTCCATGGAActagcaggtgtgtgtgtatttcagggCAACAGCCGAGGACAAGAGTAAGAAGGCTGCACGTGGCtgggagattgggcagtggttAGAGCGCACACGTGATCATGTGTGAGTTCAGGGTTTGAGcaccagcactacatgggagctaATGGACAGTGGAGAAGTGCTATAGTCTCTTCTCCTGACTTTCTCtgctgtctctaaaataaagaatcagAAATATTGTTATGAAATCCCAGTACCAGGAACAGGATGGGCTATAAATTTGCTGAGGAACAAAATATTTGCCTCCATGGGGCCCTCATGACCTCATGTCCTGACTAGTGAGCAGAAAATGGAGGCTCCCCGGGGCTTGGTGATCAGTGGCTGCTCTGCACACATGACAGGACGAGCATGAGTGAAACCAGCCTGTGGGCCAGGTGTCTGCCCCTGACTCAATGTCTTCATCTCTGTGTACTGTCCTGAAATAGAACTTACCATGTTCCTGCACATTGTTCTCACTCGACCCCAACACACATGAATTCTTTGTGGGGTTAGGAAACTGATTCCATTGAGGTATTAATTAGTATTACTTCATAATCTTTATCttgcttttcctttgtttttacaTAATTATCATGTTTTAGAGTATCTTCGTACCCACTCTTGGTGCATGCAAGTCACCACATCCCCCACCAATGTTCTGCGTTCAAtcaaccaccccctccccaccatctGCCCCCATTAACATCTTAGTTCTCACATTTTACAAGGGAAAGtctagtgttctctctctgtctccccttcctccctccttctcaccatttttatttcctttctctttctctttcctcccttcctccctccttcctttcctttccctttcttccctgtcctctttcctttctttactccctttttcctcctttctgttgttctgtctgtctgtctctcccttccttcttccttctcaccttttttatttcctttctctttttctttccaccaTTATTTCTCTCATTCCTTAATTCTTttacttgtctctttctctctcctcccttcatccctccttcctttcctttccctttctccccgtcctctttcctttctttcctccctttctttttccttctttctgttgttctgtctctcccttcctccttccttctcacactttttatttcctttatctttttctttcctccattatttctctccttccttaatTCCTttacttgtctctttctctctcttccctccctcctttcctttccctctttcctttctttcctccattttttccttctttctctctttcctttacaCTCtacatctttcttcctttcttcttcttttcttcctttcttattcctTTATTTTAGTATCCTATACTACTAAAGGATGTGTAAGCAAAATACATGCACCCATGGGCTTATTATAACTGCTTTATTCACAAGAGCTCAAATATGGAAAGAATGTAAATGCCCAGTTAGATGCACTGAGTCTCCCACAGTCCTGCCCTGATGCTACACAGAGAATTAGTTCCAGACACAGAGGATGAGGCAGTGTGTGGGATTCCAGTGTTTATCCTCTTCCCTTGAACTTCCACTGTTTGCTTAGAGGTAAACTAGTTTCTCCCTGAATTACTTAATAGAACTTTCATTAATATAGTGTTTCTCTTCAAATGTTATCTATAGAAGAAAATATCTTGTCTGGAAAGaggatttttctcttttgtgtgtCTTCCTTCCATGATATGACATGTgaaatcatttttgtttttgcctccagggttattgatagggcttggtgcctgcactacaaatccactgtgcctggaggctatttttttttcattttttgcccttgttgttgtgcttgttgtagttgttattattgtcatagctgttgttgttgttggataggacagagagaaatggggagaggaggggaagacagagaaagagagaaagatagacacctgcagacctgcttcaccacttgagaagcgacctcctacaggtggggagccggggctcgaaccaggattcttacaccggcccttgcacttcatgccatgtgtgcttaacccactgtgctaatgcctgactcctgtgaaatcatttttaaataaactcAGGGTTCTTGAATACTTCACTAAAGGCTAAAGGTCAGAGACTTTAAATCACACTAGTTTACAGGAGTAGAAAACTCCTCCTTGTGGCCATGTGAGGGGGTCCTGGCTGTTTAGTGCATTATCCTACTGAATCACCCCCCTCACAGTCCAACTGTTGAGCCAAGTGCCAGTGGGTCAaagtctgcttctttctccccaGGCTGCTCCCACCTATGACGCCGTGATGCAGATGGAGTATCTTGACATGGTGGTGAATGAAACCCTCAGACTCTACCCGATTGCTGGCAGACTGGAGAGGGTGTGCAAGAAAGATGTGGAGATCAGTGGGGTGCTTGTTCCCAAGGGCACGGTGGTGATGATGCCCCTCTTTGTCCTCCACAAAGACCCGTCACTGTGGACAGAGCCTGAGGAGTTCCGTCCAGAAAGGTAGAGGCCAGTGGGGAAGGGGCTGCCCTGCTCCAGGCTGCCTGGAGTTTGTTCTGGGGGCGAGCTTGTGCTTCTGCTGTCATCCTCTGTGTAGATCTGTGTATTTAGATCCACTGATCCTTTAACACAGCATTTATTACTATTAGAACCCTCTTTATATACACCTGAGTATAAACACATGTCTGGGCTTGCTGTGTGACTATGTGCATAAGTCATGATTTGCTCCAATAGAAACGTGGACTTTTCCCCTGTCTGTTTTTCTGTGctgttctcttcctctttctgatttGATCATCAACAGCCCACATTTCTACCTAAGGGTGGTGCTGTGTCCTCTCCTGTGATTGTGCAAGAGCCCCGGCATGCTCCTCATCACTGAGGTGTGAGTCTCctcagtaggagagagagagagagagaacatggctCCTGGTGACATCACAGCTGCAGGCCCTGCTACCTCCCTCCATGTCCATCCTGCGGACAGACTCTCTCAAGTGGGAGAGCCATCAGCTCCCTCTGTGTCTGGGACATTGCCAGCTGCATTTCTCTTCAAACAGTGCTCAGCTCATGTCCTGTATATGAGCAGAAGCTGCTGTGAAGTCTGGGCTGGTGGAGACATGATCTGTGACTTGTTGTCCTCATAGCAGAATCACACAGCAAGATTTCAGGAGGAGCCCACAGCAGTGTCCTGTGTCCTGTTGGAGTCTACACGAGAACCTCCACCTTGGAGTGCTTGTGTTTCTTCTGTTTCATTCACCCATTTCatcacctctctctcccccaggttCAGTAGGAAGAACAAGGAAAGCATAAACCCTTATGTCTACATGCCCTTTGGAAATGGCCCCCGGAACTGCATTGGCATGAGGTTTGCTCTCATGAACATGAAGGTTGCTCTGGTGCGAGTCCTGCAGAACTTCACCTTCAAGCCCTGCAAAGAGACACAGGTCAGACAGCTGACTTCCTGCAGAAGTAATATTCACCTGGGGAGTGTTTTGCTGAGGAGAGTCTATAATAGGCTGTCCATCCATCCCTTATTAATTCTTTCTGTTGGTCAGCAAATCTGTTTGGAAATATCTATGAGCTTTAAAGATCCCTTAGCACTGGGGTGCTAAGTCTTCagctttataaataagtaaataaagtataatgaatgtaaatattatataaatatatattaaatcatctttaaaaaatagaagagaaatcCAGGATGGTCCATAGAATTGAGCTGTTAATGATACCTACGTAGAGTCTCATAGAAAGTTTTAGCACACACAGAATTAAGACGCTTGCTTTTACACAGTATTTTGTATTAATGAGTACAAATTTGGTTTTCAAATGAAAGCTCATCCTTTTTACTGAAAGCAAAGTAATAAAGAAGCAGTAGCCTATATGATTTTCTCTCCAGCCTACAGTCAATTACAGGAATGTCTCTCAGTagatatattttatgttttacgacagagagagagagagagagagagagagagagagagagcttggctgcagagcactgctcagctctggcttatagtagtatgAGGGTGCATCAGGtatgaatcttttgcataaccattttgctgtctcccctgcccagctCAGCAGATCTTATATTTCCCATGCTTCCATTAATCAGTCCTCATGTGCTTCTTGTGCTGTTACAGATTCCTGTCAAGTTGGGAAATCAAGCACTTATTCAACCAAAAAAACCCATTGTTCTAAAGGTTGAGCCAAGAGAGGGGACTGTGTGTGGAGCCTGATTTGGGAGGAGGATTCCACCATGTTTTGTAGGAGCTGTATCCAGAATGCCTGAGAGGTGATTTGACTCCTTGAATAGAACCCAGAAATGAAGATGATCCCCGTGATGGCTACCCAgggcttctgagtgtccttttagTTTTCTGAGAGGGTTGATGTTGTGGGACACAAGTGAGGTGACTGAATAAATGCCAGCTCTGTAGACTCAGTGTCTCTGGTTTTCATGGGTGATCTCTACCCCCAGCCGTTCCCCAGTCCTGAGTCCTGATGATGGATTATGATCTCCCAAGTACTTTTTTAGCAAACTTCTGTCCTGAGAGTTATGTTTAGCAAgtcattaaatttctttttatagaaAGTTATATCACTCTGCACAATAGGAGGACTTCTGGAAAAAAGTTGAGAGCCAGTGACTATACACTTTTGACATCACTATCATTGGCTTGGCAGGACCTTTTTCTTACAAAGACCTCCCCTATATCCTATTAAGATAAATGAGAGTTAATTCACtgtgagtttttcttttctttagaaattaaaattttagtcCTATTTGATGATTAATATTTTTAGTGATATACAAGATAGGTAGATATGAGGCATAGAGCTCCagtccacacccaccaccagaattctctgctccctctgtctcctcctccccccacataCTTCCCCACAACCAACACAATTCTCTGATAAACCTTAGAGACAGTCTgggtacttaaaaattttttttgcaagttctttctacttgtttttttataACATTCAAAGAAATCACTTATTGTAAGTTGGCTTTGATTTTTTGTGTCACCAGATCTGATCCTTCTGGAAGGCAAAAAATGTGTTTTCTTGTATCTCTCAACGTCCCAACTTTAGCTTCcaagtttctttaaaaacaatCATTTATGGGTgccgggcggtaacacagtgggttaagcgagcATGGTAcacagagcaaggaccggcataaggatcccgttttgagaccctggctccccacgtgaaGGGGGGGTctattcaccagcagtgaagcaggtctgcaagtgtctatctttctctcccgcctgccttcccctcctctctcgatttctctctgtcctgtccaacaacagcaactgcagtaaccacaataacaataatcacaacaagggtgacaataattgggaaataatgacctccaggatcagtagattcatagtgcaggcatcgagcactagtgataaccctggagacaaaaaaaaaattatttatttagtttttatgagagagagggagagagtgagagagagagagagagagagagagagagagagagagagacggagaggcagaggcagaggaagaggaagaggaagagggagagagaatgaacacaGCACATAGAGTAGATGACATGTAGTGGTGCCaatgtttgaacctgggatcccaggcatgcaagctcTATTTTCTACTACAGAGCTGTGTCCCAGACAGACCCCAACGTCCTTAGCACAATGAACACAGATGGAAAATGAGGCCCAAAGATGACTCATCAGGTATGCCACAAGCCTTGCTCTGTGTGGTCTGGGCTCAAGCTCTGGCACCGAGTGAATGTGCCACAGCACTGGGGCACTGGGCaaatctctggtgctgtggttccttcccctcacccctcctctatCCCCCTTtgtggtctctctgtctgaagCAAAAGGAGTAGAAAGTCATCCCAGAAGCTTTGATATCGTGCATATAGGAAACTCATTGTCCagcaaaagtaaaaaagaaaaaatttattgGGAGAGAGGCCAAATGTACTGCTTGGCTACTGTAATATCAGATACTCTTAgagctcttccttttcctcttatagcctgtctctctcctctcttcctctccttttttttttttttgtactgtccTCTCTTCTCATTCTTCCTTGACTTCCTAGATAATTCAGTCTAAAGCCAGTATGTGGAGTTCAGC is a genomic window of Erinaceus europaeus chromosome 15, mEriEur2.1, whole genome shotgun sequence containing:
- the LOC103127369 gene encoding cytochrome P450 3A12-like isoform X3 translates to MFYDGRTPVLAIMDPDMIKTVLVKECYSVFTNRRLLGPVGFMKSAISLSEDEEWKRIRSLLSPTFTSGKLKEMFPIIVQYGDVLVRNLRKEAGKDKPVDLKSVFGAYSMDVITSTSFGVKVDSLNNPQDPFVEQTKKLLRFNFLDPFFLSLILFPFLTPIYESLSISLFPRNVTEFFIRTIKRMKESRLKDQQKHRVDFLQLMINSQNSKEVAHHKALTDMELVAQSVIFIFAGYDTTSSSLSFILYSLATHPDVQKKLQEEIDTTFPDQAAPTYDAVMQMEYLDMVVNETLRLYPIAGRLERVCKKDVEISGVLVPKGTVVMMPLFVLHKDPSLWTEPEEFRPERFSRKNKESINPYVYMPFGNGPRNCIGMRFALMNMKVALVRVLQNFTFKPCKETQIPVKLGNQALIQPKKPIVLKVEPREGTVCGA